From the genome of Capsicum annuum cultivar UCD-10X-F1 chromosome 4, UCD10Xv1.1, whole genome shotgun sequence:
TAGAGCATTAAAAGGGTGACGTTACAGAGTTACGGTACgtgaatgaaatcaaaattaaactttGACCAACAATGCGGACGGAGGAGATTAGAAGATGGAATCGAATCCTCATTTACAGGTAAAACTAACCAACTGATGTACTCAAATTTTTCGAGAATGGTAAATGAGATTCGAGTAGTAAAGTTAAATTTGACCAGGGATATTGGAAGCTGATTTCTATGTAATTTCTAAGAATGGTAAATGAGATTCGAAAAGTAAATTTTGTCGATCGTCACTCAATTTAACAAATTATCTAGTAAAGTCAACTACCTCTGGTGATGCACCAATGCTGACATCTCTCGAAATTGGCTATCAATGCTGACACTCTTCAAACTTGGTTGATTGGCAGCAGATGAAAATGATACTCACAAAACTTTGTGTGAGCAAATCCCAAAACTACTGAATCGAATGCATTTCTACGGAAATATTAAGTACATACTATACATATAATAAATACTACTCcttccgtttcataataaatgaattgttgaatttttgacacagaaaaaaacattaaagatataaatttaacacaactttccatttttatcctaaaaaaggaaaaaattgacgttataatactttttcaaaaattaattgattgtaaaatcataagggcaaatttggaaaaaaattcaatgattcacttattttgaaacaccaataaatactctaacaattcacttatttcgaaatGGAGAGAGAATATATATTAAACCGTATAGTTAGTTATACATACTGCCGTGTTAGGTAAGCTCCCAAAATAACACCTGTTATTCAAATAGATCTTCAAGCAGGTTATTTGAACGGTAAGTGACCCATTAAGGAACAAAACAAGAATCGTAAACGAAATTGATTTTTAAAGACCAAATTAATGTGTACGActagaaattaattaaattaactaTGGAAAAAATGAAACGTGACAATTTGAAAGGAAGAGAGGGAGTAAGACTAATAACATATAATGACGTATTACGAATCTCTACACCAACCAAAATTTGGAGGTTTTCATTACTTACTTTATGAAAACAAAATACATGATTCCCAATACAATTAACTTAAACATTAGTGCTAATTAGCAACAAAATTATTTGTCAAGCACCACTAGTTAAAACTTGAAAGTACATCAAAACATCCTAATGAACTCTCAAACACACTCCCTATTCCCAAATACCAACTTCCATAAATCCATCTTCAGTAGCACACCCTCTAAACATTCCATTACAATTAAACCCATATGCCACTTCCCCTTTATTGGACACAGCAATTAGCCCAGCAAACCCTTTATCCAATCTCTTCTTAATCACATAGTCCACTGCATCTTGAAGGCCCAATTCTTTATACTCCATAACTGCTGCCACGTCACGTGCTAGGGTTCCACGTATGATGGCTTCTCCTTCACCTGTACATGACACCCCACATAGTTCACCTGCGTAGGTCCCAGCACCAATCAATGGTGAGTCACCGATTCTACCGGTCATTTTGTTCATCAAACCACCGGTTGACGTGGCGGCGGCGCACCTCCCTTGACCATCAACCACCACACACCCAACAGTCTCCGGGGCGTAAACGCTTATTGGTAAACCATTCATGTGAATTGGACTCTCTACAGATGCTGCACAGGATTCCAATCCAGTTATTGGAATTCTGTAATCATACTGTATCagaagaaacatgaaaaatttgtcAATACATCAATTTACGTTACACGTTTATAGCCATGGAAATATGGTGACGTGTTTAACGTTACACGTTTCTAGCCATAGAAATGTCGTTACATGTGTTACGTACCAAAATGGTGTTAGCCTCTTTGGCTAGTTTCAGCATTCCAACATTGTCCTCGGTGATGAAATAGTCATTGTCCACCATCTCAACACCCTAATAAAACCATAATTTCATAATTAGACTAATGTTTTCATGGAtgataaattatcaaaattcgAACAATAGTGTTTTTTAACCTGTTGTTTGGCGAATTCTTCGGCGCCGGAGAAAGCGAGGTAGGAATGAGGGGATTTGTCCATGACGAGACGAGCAAGAGAGATGGGATTTTTCACGGTGGATATACCAGAAACGGCGCCGCATCGTCTACCGTCGCCGTCCATAATGCTCGCCTCCATTTCCACTGTTCCATTTGCAGTTAATGCAGATCCACGACCCGAATTGAATAAAGGATCACTTTCCAATTCCCTCACCTATACACAACCATAAACCAAAAACCCATAAATTGAAAGAGTCTCTGAAAACTGATATATCTACCAAACGGGAGAGCTCAATCCAAATCCAAAAGACTAGTCCGATTGGTGAAAAAATTcattagcatttctctatttagGTGATCCATGCAAAAAGCATTTGGGCATTTTCTTAACAAATATTTCTGAAATTCAACAATGAAAGCGAGAAAGGGCTGAATCTGAGTACATCGTGAAACTAACAGAGAATGGAGAATGATAACGTACGACGAGTTCAACGACATCAATGGCGGGGAGAGAAGAGCGAAGAGCAGAGATTCCAATATTAAGACAACGAGTAAGGAGATGTTTGGCTTCTTCTTGACGTTCAGCAGGGAGATTTGGATCCACACCAGCGCCACCGTGCACCGCTATAGCCCAACCACCCATTCTTCTACAATTAACAACTCCTCTTTTGCTGATTTAActctccctctttctctctctctctattatgTTAATGGCTTTGATGGGTTATAAAATGGAGGTTTTGCTTCTATATATAGCCGCAAAAATCTCTAttgggtttgagtcttttttttttatattatttttacggaATTGAGATGTTACCCTCAACcaaattttgtaaatttattttcaGTTCCGACAACTTGCCACCTGTCTCGCTGACATGTGCATGTGTGTTTTCTCACGTGCAGTTCCTATTTACTTGGAGCTTAACTCAAGTGACATGAGATCTTCAGAAAAACAGTTTGGTCTTTATAAATTTTCcatttaaaaagtgaaaaattgaTGGGTATTTTGACTgggactcttttttttttttgaattgtaaCTGTAATGGTAATTTAACTAAATATAATTGCCAAAATGCTAGGAATTAGGGAACTGAACTCTACAAATAGTTGTATTAATTgtgtcatttaat
Proteins encoded in this window:
- the LOC107867185 gene encoding probable isoaspartyl peptidase/L-asparaginase 2; the encoded protein is MGGWAIAVHGGAGVDPNLPAERQEEAKHLLTRCLNIGISALRSSLPAIDVVELVVRELESDPLFNSGRGSALTANGTVEMEASIMDGDGRRCGAVSGISTVKNPISLARLVMDKSPHSYLAFSGAEEFAKQQGVEMVDNDYFITEDNVGMLKLAKEANTILYDYRIPITGLESCAASVESPIHMNGLPISVYAPETVGCVVVDGQGRCAAATSTGGLMNKMTGRIGDSPLIGAGTYAGELCGVSCTGEGEAIIRGTLARDVAAVMEYKELGLQDAVDYVIKKRLDKGFAGLIAVSNKGEVAYGFNCNGMFRGCATEDGFMEVGIWE